A genomic stretch from Malus domestica chromosome 15, GDT2T_hap1 includes:
- the LOC114821578 gene encoding uncharacterized protein, with amino-acid sequence MSNPLLLTLLLHLLAATGALSDRQNDTPVGRFQNYLRINTAHPNPNYAAPVAFLTAIAQTLNLQIQTLHFTPSKSKPLLLLTWPGSHPSLPSLLLNSHLDSVPAEPDKWTHPPFSAHRTPEGLIFARGAQDDKCIAIQYLEAIRNLKAANFTPIRTVHVSLVPDEEIGGLDGAAKFAASKQFHDLNVGFMLDEGQANPGDEFRVFYADRTPWNLIVKAQGTPGHGSRLYDNGAMENLMKSVEVMTRFREVQFDEVKAGNAAISEVISVNPVYLKSGIPSGDGFVMNMQPSEAEAGFNIRIPPTADPELLRKRIAEEWAPASWNLTYQLLEQGPTRDFMGRPLATATDDSNPWWSVFKQAIESAGGKLAKPEILTSTTDARYMRQQGIPTLGFSPMTNTPILLHDHNEHLKDTVFLKGIKVYESLISALSSFEQRSQ; translated from the exons ATGTCCAACCCTCTCCTCCTCACACTCCTCCTCCACCTACTCGCCGCAACCGGGGCCCTCTCCGACCGCCAAAACGACACCCCCGTCGGCCGCTTCCAAAACTACCTCCGAATCAACACCGCCCACCCCAACCCAAACTACGCCGCCCCGGTCGCCTTCCTCACCGCCATCGCCCAAACCCTAAACCTCCAAATCCAGACCCTCCATTTCACCCCGTCCAAATCCAagcccctcctcctcctcacctGGCCCGGGTCCCACCCCTCTCTCCCCTCCCTCCTCCTCAACTCCCACCTAGACTCCGTCCCCGCCGAGCCCGACAAGTGGACCCACCCTCCCTTCTCCGCCCACCGCACCCCGGAGGGCCTCATCTTCGCCCGCGGCGCCCAGGACGACAAGTGCATCGCCATCCAGTACCTCGAGGCCATCCGCAACCTCAAGGCCGCCAATTTCACCCCTATCCGCACAGTCCACGTGTCCCTCGTCCCCGACGAGGAGATCGGCGGCCTTGACGGCGCCGCTAAGTTCGCCGCCTCCAAGCAATTTCACGATTTGAATGTGGGGTTTATGTTGGACGAAGGCCAGGCTAATCCCGGCGACGAGTTTAGGGTTTTCTACGCCGATCGGACGCCGTGGAATTTGATCGTGAAGGCGCAGGGGACGCCGGGACACGGTTCGAGATTGTACGATAACGGAGCGATGGAGAATTTGATGAAGAGCGTGGAGGTTATGACTCGGTTCAGGGAGGTCCAATTCGACGAGGTTAAAGCCGGCAATGCGGCGATTTCGGAGGTTATTTCGGTCAATCCTGTTTATTTGAAGTCTGGGATTCCTTCCGGCGAT GGGTTTGTGATGAATATGCAACCTTCGGAGGCGGAAGCAGGGTTTAACATACGAATCCCGCCTACTGCAGACCCGGAGCTTCTTAGGAAGAGGATTGCTGAGGAATGGGCGCCGGCGTCATGGAATTTGACTTACCAA CTACTTGAGCAAGGACCAACTAGAGATTTTATGGGCCGCCCTTTAGCAACAGCAACCGATGATTCCAATCCATGGTGGTCTGTTTTCAAACAAGCTATCGAATCAGCTGGAGGGAAACTTGCGAAGCCTGAAATTTTGACATCAACTACCGATGCACGATACATGAGGCAGCAGGGCATTCCTACGCTTGGTTTCTCCCCAATGACGAATACTCCTATCTTACTTCATGACCATAATGAG CACCTAAAGGATACCGTATTCTTGAAAGGCATAAAAGTATACGAATCTCTAATCAGTGCTTTGAGTTCCTTTGAGCAAAGATCTCAATAG